A window from Argopecten irradians isolate NY chromosome 3, Ai_NY, whole genome shotgun sequence encodes these proteins:
- the LOC138319026 gene encoding GDP-D-glucose phosphorylase 1-like, with translation MENTNTFQDADSFLYNEENLISEIKHWDDKEYALSEFDKLLRGKWDQCMKDGHFRYHLDKVETKIIPGEKGYVAQLNIKRATERRKPQEIMTVNQPFDKNIFNFSRIKTGEVLFLLEKKPSCPGTSDAEEGMKCNGTKDKDGQALCNGTQHIEPQNLVIINISPLEYGHVLIVPDVYAFRPQMLTEGAIKLATETLLFSGHQGFRLGFNSLCALASVNHQHFHAYYLEHELLVESCPVKHLKGLVYELEVMPAKGFAFQLHGSTIEEVSRVIFLVANYLQKSEIAHNLFITRGTVFGEDRSSRKRTVRLYLWPRKKFIGVKSEACFNVAVVELAGHLPIKVAELYGDLTEESVDETICAERLEESEYQSIKENIIKIVTPASS, from the exons ATGGAAAACACAAATACATTCCAG GATGCAGATTCCTTTCTATACAATGAGGAGAATTTGATCTCAGAGATTAAGCATTGGGACGACAAGGAGTATGCTCTCAGTGAG TTTGATAAGTTGCTGAGAGGAAAATGGGACCAGTGTATGAAAGATGGACACTTCAGATATCATCTTGATAAAGTGGAAACTAAAATAATCCCTGGAGAGAAAGGATATGTAGCACAG TTAAATATAAAGAGAGCTACAGAGAGAAGGAAACCACAGGAGATCATGACTGTGAACCAGCCATttgacaaaaacatttttaacttctctCGTATAAAAACTGGTGAAGTGTTGTTCCTACTGGAAAAGAAACCATCATGTCCAGGCACATCTGATGCAGAGGAGGGGATGAAATGCAATGGCACAAAAGATAAAGATGGACAAGCATTGTGTAATGGTACTCAGCATATAGAG ccTCAGAATCTAGTGATAATAAACATCAGTCCTTTGGAGTATGGCCATGTTCTCATTGTACCAGATGTCTATGCCTTCAGACCTCAG atGTTGACAGAGGGTGCTATAAAATTGGCTACAGAGACACTTCTCTTTAGTGGACATCA GGGTTTCCGATTAGGGTTCAACAGCCTCTGTGCGTTAGCATCTGTCAATCACCAGCATTTCCATGCCTATTATTTGGAACATGAGCTGCTTGTGGAATCTTGT CCTGTAAAACATCTTAAAGGACTTGTATATGAGTTGGAAGTCATGCCAGCCAAGGGATTTGCATTCCAGTTACATGGATCAACTATAGAGGAAGTCTCCAG AGTAATATTCCTGGTAGCAAATTACCTACAGAAATCTGAGATAGCCCACAACCTATTTATAACACGTGGCACTGTGTTTGGTGAAGATAGGTCCAGCCGCAAAAGGACTGTCAGGCTATATCTGTGGCCTAGGAAGAAATTTATAG GAGTAAAATCTGAGGCCTGCTTTAATGTGGCTGTTGTTGAGCTAGCAGGGCACCTGCCTATCAAAG TGGCTGAGCTTTACGGTGATCTCACTGAGGAGTCTGTGGATGAAACAATCTGTGCGGAACGACTCGAGGAGTCAGAATACCAGTCAATAAAGGAAAACATCATCAAGATCGTCACACCTGCTAGTAGTTAA